Proteins encoded within one genomic window of Amycolatopsis nigrescens CSC17Ta-90:
- a CDS encoding nuclear transport factor 2 family protein, giving the protein MSPVGRGSVTSEIRQPFSRTPLKIAGMSQQSRDIIQNAWKMFASHDPDQIAAVFTEDAEWLAPPGNATAVALEGPAHLVGRKAIVQFLAKDFPRFFVSDVAVTFRGLYADGERVVVEETMTATLANGNHYANDYCLVFELRDGLIHRVREYMDTARGHRMVFGEGP; this is encoded by the coding sequence GTGAGCCCCGTCGGCAGGGGCTCGGTGACGTCGGAAATCCGCCAGCCCTTCTCGCGCACGCCGCTTAAGATCGCGGGCATGTCACAGCAGAGCCGCGACATCATCCAGAACGCCTGGAAGATGTTCGCCAGCCACGACCCGGACCAGATCGCCGCGGTCTTCACCGAGGATGCCGAATGGCTGGCACCTCCGGGGAATGCCACCGCCGTCGCGCTGGAGGGGCCTGCTCACCTGGTCGGCAGGAAGGCGATCGTGCAGTTTCTCGCCAAGGATTTCCCGCGATTCTTCGTGAGTGACGTCGCCGTGACCTTTCGCGGGCTCTACGCCGACGGCGAGCGCGTGGTCGTGGAGGAGACTATGACGGCGACGCTGGCCAACGGCAACCACTACGCCAACGACTACTGCCTGGTCTTCGAACTCCGAGACGGGCTTATCCACCGGGTCCGCGAGTACATGGACACAGCTCGCGGGCATCGCATGGTCTTCGGCGAAGGACCGTAG
- a CDS encoding DUF5914 domain-containing protein — MGPSPASRWPRNWPLQPIPRERWAEQEPTYRGASPALIESAVKRATARPSGNWFVFAASRQIRADHPFGTHIGGTELVAWRDEDGRVRIGPGACPHLGAPLAQAKVDCGALVCRWHGLRVPGTGGHGWSPLPAHDDGVLVWVRLDELGGERPSDVPVVPERPRTMSTVDAVATVVGVCEPEDIVANRLDPWHGAWFHPYSFARLTVVEAPPGGAAEEDDRFVVDVTFRISKRLGVPVRAEFTCPEPRTVVMRITEGEGEGSVVETHATPLGPGPDGRPRTAVIEATVAGSDRAGFRLASKAAGLLRPAMTWTAARLWRDDLAYAERRYHLRTSGG; from the coding sequence GTGGGACCGTCGCCAGCATCCCGGTGGCCGCGGAACTGGCCGCTGCAACCGATTCCGCGCGAGCGGTGGGCCGAGCAGGAGCCGACCTACCGCGGTGCTTCGCCGGCGCTGATCGAGTCCGCGGTCAAGCGCGCCACCGCCCGCCCGTCCGGTAATTGGTTCGTGTTCGCGGCCTCGCGCCAGATCCGCGCTGACCATCCTTTCGGGACACATATCGGTGGTACCGAACTGGTGGCCTGGCGGGACGAGGACGGCCGGGTGCGGATCGGCCCTGGTGCCTGCCCGCATCTCGGTGCGCCGCTGGCACAGGCCAAAGTGGACTGCGGTGCGCTGGTCTGCCGCTGGCACGGGCTGCGGGTGCCGGGAACCGGCGGGCACGGCTGGTCGCCGCTGCCCGCCCACGACGACGGCGTGCTGGTCTGGGTGCGGCTGGACGAACTGGGCGGGGAGCGTCCTTCGGACGTCCCGGTGGTGCCGGAGCGCCCGCGAACTATGTCCACTGTGGACGCCGTGGCCACCGTGGTCGGGGTGTGCGAGCCGGAGGACATCGTGGCCAACCGGCTCGATCCGTGGCACGGCGCCTGGTTCCACCCGTACTCCTTCGCCAGGCTGACCGTGGTCGAGGCGCCGCCGGGCGGGGCCGCCGAGGAGGACGACCGGTTCGTTGTCGACGTGACCTTCCGGATCAGCAAGCGCCTCGGGGTGCCGGTGCGGGCCGAGTTCACCTGCCCGGAGCCGCGCACCGTGGTCATGCGGATCACCGAGGGCGAAGGCGAGGGCAGTGTGGTGGAAACTCACGCCACCCCGCTCGGCCCCGGCCCCGACGGGCGGCCGCGCACTGCGGTGATCGAGGCGACGGTGGCGGGTTCGGACCGGGCCGGTTTCCGGTTGGCGAGCAAGGCTGCCGGCCTGTTGCGTCCGGCGATGACCTGGACCGCTGCACGCCTCTGGCGGGACGACCTCGCCTATGCGGAGCGTCGCTATCATCTTCGCACCTCCGGTGGCTGA
- a CDS encoding DinB family protein: MGSFDVPLDDERTQLDAFVEEYRSAIEATLDCLTEEQVRRRLVSSATTLLGLLKHVTWMQRVWFEECVGGTSRRELGLVQSPDESFRLSDDDTVASVTAAHREACATARTLIADLPLDAVVTGHRTGPRTLRWVHLQVLRELAHHCGHADILREQVLAD, encoded by the coding sequence ATGGGTTCGTTCGATGTGCCGCTGGACGATGAACGCACGCAGCTTGATGCGTTCGTCGAGGAATATCGCAGTGCCATTGAGGCGACTCTCGACTGCCTCACCGAGGAGCAGGTCCGCCGCCGGCTCGTCTCGTCGGCGACGACGTTGCTCGGGCTGCTCAAGCACGTCACATGGATGCAACGGGTGTGGTTCGAGGAGTGCGTAGGCGGCACGTCCCGTCGGGAGCTCGGCTTGGTGCAGAGCCCGGATGAATCCTTCCGGCTCTCCGACGATGACACCGTCGCCTCGGTCACGGCAGCCCACCGGGAAGCCTGTGCCACGGCCCGGACGTTGATCGCAGACCTGCCACTGGACGCCGTCGTGACCGGCCACCGGACCGGGCCGCGCACGCTTCGCTGGGTGCACCTGCAAGTTCTGCGGGAGTTGGCCCACCATTGCGGACACGCCGACATCCTGCGTGAACAGGTACTTGCCGACTGA
- a CDS encoding PP2C family protein-serine/threonine phosphatase, with translation MHSVRPPEPDHTAGTDWFLAEVGRRLRGSLDSEHTASVLAELAVPELADCAIVVLPTPRGRLQWWRRDADGGQGRGRTRKVAAGSAPVFTAAMTCDGAEIRTLPPQELPDLPSALADPLRRFGQICLLSLLAAGEGSPQPGLLVLAYRTEARRSGDQLERAIQEFAAHARGSLSAAHRYRQQKDAVAALAGTLALPVLPVVQGARMAAVYEPAPGVLEIGGDFYDVHPRADGSALVVLGDVCGHGAEAAGLTGRVRSSLAALHLVERDGERLLHLLNEALIATGSSRFATVVLGSMYGDGGGILRLELASGGHPAPLVVRRSGAVEDVDLAGMLVGISPHARFAGCTVELADGDLCLLYTDGVTEARNHLDRTELFGAERLRTLVSACAGMPAEGMAEYVRDAVRQWLRGADHDDIALLVIQGAS, from the coding sequence GTGCATAGCGTCCGTCCGCCGGAGCCGGACCATACCGCCGGGACGGACTGGTTTCTCGCCGAGGTGGGCCGTCGTCTCCGCGGCAGCCTGGACAGCGAGCACACCGCGAGTGTGCTCGCCGAACTCGCTGTGCCGGAGCTGGCGGACTGCGCCATCGTGGTGCTGCCCACCCCGCGTGGGCGGCTGCAGTGGTGGCGCCGCGACGCGGACGGCGGCCAGGGTCGCGGCCGGACCAGGAAGGTCGCGGCCGGTTCGGCGCCGGTGTTCACCGCGGCGATGACCTGTGACGGTGCGGAAATCAGGACGCTGCCGCCGCAGGAGCTGCCGGACCTGCCGTCCGCACTGGCCGACCCGCTGCGCAGGTTCGGGCAGATCTGCCTGCTTTCCCTGCTGGCCGCGGGGGAGGGCAGCCCGCAGCCCGGCCTGCTGGTGCTCGCCTACCGCACCGAAGCGCGCCGCTCCGGCGACCAACTGGAGCGGGCGATCCAGGAGTTCGCCGCGCATGCGCGCGGGTCGCTTTCGGCCGCTCACCGGTATCGCCAGCAGAAGGACGCGGTCGCCGCGCTCGCCGGCACGCTGGCACTGCCGGTGCTGCCGGTGGTCCAGGGCGCCAGGATGGCGGCGGTGTACGAGCCCGCCCCCGGTGTGCTCGAAATCGGCGGCGACTTCTACGACGTGCACCCGCGCGCGGACGGCAGCGCGCTGGTGGTGCTGGGCGATGTCTGCGGGCACGGCGCGGAGGCCGCCGGGCTCACCGGCCGGGTGCGGTCCTCATTGGCCGCGCTGCACCTGGTGGAACGGGACGGCGAGCGGCTGCTGCACCTGCTCAACGAGGCGCTGATCGCGACCGGCAGCAGCCGGTTCGCCACCGTCGTGCTCGGCTCGATGTACGGCGACGGCGGCGGGATCCTGCGGCTGGAGCTGGCTTCCGGCGGTCATCCGGCCCCGCTGGTGGTGCGCCGGTCCGGTGCGGTCGAGGACGTGGACCTGGCAGGCATGCTGGTCGGTATCTCGCCGCACGCCAGGTTCGCCGGGTGCACCGTCGAGCTGGCCGATGGCGACCTCTGCCTGCTCTACACCGACGGCGTCACCGAGGCGCGCAACCACCTGGATCGCACCGAGTTGTTCGGCGCGGAACGGTTGCGCACACTGGTGTCGGCCTGTGCCGGGATGCCGGCGGAGGGCATGGCCGAGTACGTTCGCGATGCGGTGCGTCAGTGGCTTCGTGGCGCCGACCACGACGACATCGCGCTGCTCGTGATCCAGGGCGCCAGTTGA
- a CDS encoding HNH endonuclease, with the protein MDRDKACELLKDIQVIQEQKCRLEAEQLRLVARLNEVEERTRGVPAELALGLAVTENMAGKQIALAEALATRLPKTLQAMESGVIDGYKASKIFDATTVLSDEKAREVDAVMSERLAGKNPSSLRRAVNRVVARIDPNGYAARTRRRRLDRKVELVHQGEGMTTLIVDLPVEVGTAIYARTDREAHALKVAGEPRTLDQLRADVLADRCLRERGTPRNPKADVYLYVDLTTLAGLNDNYAELTGSGPIPAWLAKEIAFNPGSTWRRIVTDPVTGLPVDVGRSSYRPPAALDRFIRIRDRECCHPGCHRPAQLADLDHTTDWAHGGPTTKTNLRGYCKRHHKLKDQPGWTHTDHTITTPAKATYTL; encoded by the coding sequence ATGGACAGAGACAAGGCTTGTGAGTTGTTGAAGGACATTCAGGTTATTCAGGAACAGAAATGCAGGTTGGAGGCGGAGCAGCTTCGGCTGGTGGCGCGGTTGAATGAGGTGGAAGAAAGAACTAGAGGGGTTCCAGCGGAGTTGGCGCTGGGGCTGGCGGTCACGGAGAACATGGCCGGTAAGCAGATCGCGCTCGCTGAGGCGTTGGCGACTCGGTTGCCGAAGACGTTGCAGGCCATGGAATCCGGGGTCATCGACGGGTACAAAGCCTCCAAGATCTTCGACGCCACCACTGTGCTCTCCGACGAGAAGGCCCGTGAAGTCGACGCGGTGATGAGCGAACGGCTGGCGGGCAAAAACCCCTCCAGTCTGCGGCGGGCCGTGAACCGAGTGGTCGCCCGAATCGACCCGAACGGATACGCCGCCCGCACCCGACGCCGCCGACTGGACCGCAAAGTCGAACTGGTGCACCAAGGCGAAGGCATGACCACCCTCATCGTCGATCTACCCGTCGAAGTCGGCACAGCGATCTACGCCCGCACCGATCGTGAAGCCCATGCGCTGAAGGTCGCCGGCGAACCCCGCACACTGGACCAACTTCGGGCCGATGTGCTGGCGGATCGATGTCTCCGCGAGCGAGGCACACCGCGTAACCCGAAGGCCGACGTGTACCTGTATGTCGACCTGACCACCCTTGCCGGTTTGAACGACAACTACGCCGAACTCACCGGCTCCGGACCGATTCCGGCCTGGCTGGCCAAGGAAATCGCCTTCAACCCCGGCTCCACCTGGCGCCGTATCGTGACCGACCCGGTCACTGGTCTTCCCGTGGATGTCGGCCGCAGCAGCTACCGACCACCCGCCGCACTCGACCGGTTCATCCGCATCCGCGACCGCGAATGCTGCCACCCCGGCTGCCACCGACCAGCCCAACTAGCCGACCTCGACCACACCACCGACTGGGCACACGGCGGACCCACCACCAAAACCAACCTCCGCGGCTACTGCAAACGCCACCACAAACTCAAAGACCAACCCGGCTGGACCCACACCGACCACACCATCACCACCCCCGCCAAAGCCACCTACACCCTGTGA
- a CDS encoding FAD-dependent oxidoreductase, whose protein sequence is MSRSAPIGTDRRLVRYPAPGGLPDVSSLAVSPRVAVVGGGIAGLTAATALAERGVAVELFERESYLGGRAGGWRAGLPDGSTVTMSRGFHAFFRQYYNLRQLLRRTDPGLARMTALDDYPLLDAAGRIDTFRGLPKTPPWNAVVFALRSPTFRARDLLRLKPVPALPLITVEVPDIYRRLDEVDAASFLTGINFPPSARHLAFEVFSRSFFARPEELSAAELATMFHLYFLGSSEGLVFDVPRDTYPAALWTPLEEYLTGLGVRLHLGHGVRAVETGGDRRFRVHAGDQTESDVDGVVLAMDVTGLRNLVADSPALGTRDWRESVAGLRVAPPFLVRRLWLDTPVRQDRPAFLGTGSLPPLDNISVLDRFEAEAAGWAREHGGSVVELHAYAVTDDQAGLPERLLQRLHEIYPETARAGVVGELSEWRQDCPLFGLGDFARRPTVGTPVDGLVLAGDGIRVDLPVALMERAAVTGWHAANRLLGGWGVKGHPTYSVPNQGRVPLLRALARRY, encoded by the coding sequence ATGAGCCGCAGTGCGCCGATCGGTACCGACCGCAGGCTGGTCCGCTACCCGGCTCCCGGCGGGCTGCCGGATGTTTCGTCGCTGGCCGTCTCCCCGCGGGTGGCCGTGGTCGGTGGCGGTATCGCCGGGCTGACCGCGGCCACCGCGCTGGCCGAACGGGGCGTGGCGGTCGAGCTGTTCGAGCGTGAGTCCTATCTCGGCGGCCGCGCCGGCGGGTGGCGGGCCGGCCTGCCCGACGGCAGCACGGTCACCATGAGCCGCGGCTTCCACGCGTTCTTCCGGCAGTACTACAACCTCCGTCAGCTGCTGCGCCGGACCGACCCCGGCCTGGCGCGGATGACCGCCCTCGACGACTACCCGCTGCTCGACGCGGCGGGCCGGATCGACACCTTCCGCGGGCTGCCGAAGACACCGCCGTGGAACGCGGTGGTCTTCGCCCTGCGCAGCCCCACCTTCCGAGCGCGTGATCTGCTCCGGCTGAAGCCGGTGCCCGCGCTGCCGCTGATCACGGTGGAGGTACCCGACATCTACCGCCGGCTGGACGAGGTGGACGCGGCCTCGTTCCTGACCGGGATCAACTTTCCGCCCAGTGCCAGGCATCTCGCCTTCGAGGTGTTCTCCCGCAGCTTCTTCGCCAGGCCGGAGGAACTGTCCGCGGCGGAGCTGGCCACGATGTTCCACCTGTACTTCCTCGGTTCGTCCGAGGGCCTGGTGTTCGACGTCCCGCGCGACACCTACCCCGCCGCGCTCTGGACTCCGCTGGAGGAGTACCTGACCGGGCTCGGGGTCCGGCTGCACCTCGGCCACGGCGTGCGCGCGGTGGAGACGGGCGGCGACCGGCGGTTCAGGGTGCACGCAGGTGACCAGACGGAGTCCGATGTGGACGGTGTGGTGCTGGCCATGGACGTGACCGGGCTGCGGAACCTGGTGGCGGACTCGCCGGCACTGGGCACCCGGGACTGGCGCGAGTCGGTGGCCGGGCTGCGGGTCGCCCCGCCGTTCCTGGTGCGACGGCTGTGGCTGGACACCCCGGTCCGCCAGGACCGGCCCGCGTTCCTCGGCACCGGCAGCCTGCCGCCGCTGGACAACATCAGCGTGCTCGACCGCTTCGAGGCCGAAGCCGCGGGCTGGGCGCGTGAACACGGTGGCTCGGTGGTCGAACTGCACGCCTACGCGGTCACCGACGACCAGGCCGGGTTGCCGGAGCGGCTGCTTCAGCGGCTGCACGAGATCTATCCGGAGACCGCCCGCGCCGGCGTCGTCGGCGAACTGTCCGAATGGCGGCAGGACTGCCCGTTGTTCGGCCTCGGCGATTTCGCGCGGCGGCCCACCGTCGGCACCCCGGTGGACGGGCTGGTGCTGGCCGGCGACGGGATCCGGGTCGACCTGCCGGTCGCGCTGATGGAACGGGCCGCGGTCACCGGCTGGCACGCGGCGAACCGGCTGCTCGGCGGCTGGGGCGTCAAAGGCCACCCGACCTACTCGGTCCCCAACCAGGGCCGCGTCCCCCTGCTGCGCGCCCTCGCCCGTCGCTACTGA
- a CDS encoding HAMP domain-containing protein: MASQLRRETDDSVDGQEARPVDDVALERLLAAVEDLRDGNFRRRIPVTTAGDDDGVPARLARAFNEIAERNQRLVSELMRVRTTVGRHGELHERMAADAGPGGWAVAVQVVNGLIEDISLPTIELNRVLGAMADGDLSKPMALQLDGQPLGGEYAELAGTVNGLQEQLSRFAAEVTRVAREIATEGRLGGQAQVPGVAGTWRDLTDSVNLMAGNLTAQVRDVSQVATAVASGDLSRKITVDVSGEMLELKNTINTMVDQLSSFAGEVTRVAREVGSDGQLGGQAQVPGAAGTWRDLTDSVNLMAGNLTDQVRNIAQVATAVAEGDLSQKITVAVKGEILELKNTINTMVDQLSAFADEVTRVAREVGSEGQLGGQAQVPGVGGTWRDLTDSVNTMAGNLTSQVRNIAQVTTAVARGDLSQKITVDARGEILELKTTINTMVDQLSSFADEVTRVAREVGSDGQLGGQAQVPGVGGTWRDLTDSVNTMAGNLTSQVRNIAQVATAVARGDLSQKIAVNARGEILELKNTINIMVDQLSSFAGEVTRVAREVGSDGRLGGQAEVPGVGGTWRDLTDSVNFMANNLTNQVRNIAHVTTAVASGDLSQKINVDARGEILELKTTINTMVDQLSAFADEVTRVSREVGTDGKLGGQAQVRGVAGIWKDLTDNVNVMADNLTGQVRSIATVAAAVAGGDLGKKITVEAKGEVAALAETINGMVYTLRAFADEVTRVSREVGTEGILGGQARVPNVAGTWKDLTDNVNFMANNLTNQVRNIAEVTTAVAKGDLSKKIDVDARGEILALKTTINTMVDQLSAFAAEVTRVAREVGTEGALGGQAEVEGVSGTWQRLTESVNQLAGNLTAQVRAIAAVATAVTAGDLTRQITVDASGEVAELKDNINQMIANLKETTRTNREQDWLKTNLARISGLMQGHRDLSAVTSLILRELAPLVGAQQGAFFLAQRGEDETVVLQQIAGYGRSPQVRPGLRFALGESLVGQAAADKGTILVTDAPPDYVTISSGLGATTPISVIVLSVLFEGRVLGIVELASVHEFTEMHRELLEQLRETIGVNVNTILANSRTESLLTESQRLAGELRAQSEQLQERQKELSRSNTELAEKAALLAQQNSAIEVKNFEIEQARQELEERAEQLTMASKYKSEFMANMSHELRTPLNSALILAKLLADNLEGNLSPKQIEFARTIYSAGSDLQQLINDILDLAKVEAGHLDLHITDVPLPDLVSYVESICRPLTSDKGLDFAVLIDPPVPGSLHTDQHRVQQVLRNLLSNAAKFTHQGGVQLHIRMATPAEMQAELLRGAPDVLAFTVEDTGIGIPADKLASIFEAFRQADGTTSRKYGGTGLGLSISMQLTQLLGGELRVHSEPNVGSRFTLYLPLDAAAGRQDGDLPVRLASAPETRPNWPEPVPSTSTVRFHGEQVLIVDDDLRNVFALAAVLEQHGLDVVYADTGLAGIRVLEQNRDISLVLMDVMMPELDGNSTIAAVREMAAHHDLPIIAVTAKATEEDRQRALASGADDYVTKPVDTDRLLSLIAAHLELDDQAGHPAPQ; this comes from the coding sequence ATGGCAAGCCAGCTTCGCCGCGAGACCGACGATTCCGTCGACGGCCAGGAAGCGAGACCGGTCGACGACGTGGCGCTCGAACGGCTGCTGGCCGCGGTGGAAGATCTGCGCGACGGCAACTTCCGGCGCCGGATCCCGGTCACCACCGCCGGCGACGACGACGGGGTCCCGGCCAGGCTGGCGCGGGCGTTCAACGAGATCGCCGAACGCAACCAGCGACTGGTCAGCGAGCTGATGCGGGTCCGCACCACGGTGGGCCGCCACGGCGAGCTGCACGAGCGGATGGCCGCGGACGCCGGGCCGGGCGGCTGGGCGGTGGCGGTGCAGGTGGTGAACGGGCTGATCGAGGACATCAGCCTGCCGACCATCGAGCTGAACCGGGTGCTGGGCGCGATGGCCGACGGCGACCTGTCGAAGCCGATGGCGCTCCAGCTCGACGGGCAGCCGCTCGGCGGCGAGTACGCCGAGCTGGCCGGCACGGTGAACGGTCTGCAGGAGCAGCTTTCCCGGTTCGCGGCCGAGGTGACCAGGGTGGCAAGGGAGATCGCCACCGAGGGCAGGCTCGGCGGGCAGGCGCAGGTACCCGGGGTCGCCGGCACCTGGCGGGACCTGACCGACTCGGTCAACCTGATGGCCGGCAACCTCACCGCGCAGGTGCGCGACGTGTCCCAGGTGGCCACCGCGGTCGCCTCCGGTGACCTCAGCCGCAAGATCACCGTGGACGTGTCCGGCGAGATGCTGGAACTGAAGAACACCATCAACACCATGGTCGACCAGCTCTCCTCGTTCGCCGGCGAAGTCACCCGCGTCGCCCGTGAAGTGGGCAGCGACGGGCAGCTCGGCGGACAGGCTCAGGTGCCCGGCGCGGCTGGCACCTGGCGGGACCTCACCGACTCGGTCAACCTGATGGCCGGCAACCTCACCGACCAGGTCCGCAACATCGCGCAGGTGGCCACCGCGGTCGCCGAGGGCGATCTGTCGCAGAAGATCACGGTCGCGGTCAAGGGCGAGATCCTCGAGCTGAAGAACACCATCAACACGATGGTCGACCAGCTCTCCGCCTTCGCCGACGAGGTCACCCGCGTGGCCCGCGAGGTGGGTTCGGAAGGGCAGCTCGGCGGACAGGCCCAGGTGCCCGGCGTCGGCGGCACCTGGCGCGACCTCACCGACTCCGTCAACACCATGGCGGGCAACCTCACCAGCCAAGTCCGCAACATCGCACAGGTCACCACGGCGGTGGCCCGCGGTGATCTCTCCCAGAAGATCACTGTGGACGCCCGCGGCGAGATCCTCGAACTCAAGACCACCATCAACACGATGGTCGACCAGCTCTCCTCGTTCGCCGACGAGGTCACCCGCGTGGCCCGCGAGGTCGGCAGCGACGGGCAACTCGGCGGGCAGGCTCAGGTCCCGGGCGTCGGCGGCACCTGGCGCGACCTCACCGACTCCGTCAACACCATGGCGGGCAACCTCACCAGCCAAGTCCGCAACATCGCACAGGTGGCCACCGCGGTCGCCCGCGGCGACCTCTCCCAGAAGATCGCGGTGAACGCGCGCGGCGAGATCCTGGAGCTGAAGAACACCATCAACATCATGGTGGACCAGCTCTCCTCGTTCGCCGGCGAGGTCACCCGCGTCGCCCGCGAGGTCGGCAGCGACGGCAGGCTCGGCGGACAGGCGGAGGTGCCCGGCGTCGGCGGCACCTGGCGCGACCTCACCGACTCGGTCAACTTCATGGCGAACAACCTGACCAACCAGGTCCGCAACATCGCCCACGTGACCACCGCGGTGGCTAGCGGCGACCTCTCCCAGAAGATCAATGTGGACGCTCGCGGCGAGATCCTCGAGCTGAAGACCACCATCAACACCATGGTGGACCAGCTCTCCGCCTTCGCCGACGAGGTGACCAGGGTGTCGCGCGAAGTCGGCACCGACGGCAAGCTCGGCGGACAGGCCCAGGTGCGCGGGGTCGCCGGTATCTGGAAGGACCTGACCGACAACGTCAACGTGATGGCGGACAACCTCACCGGCCAGGTGCGCAGCATCGCCACGGTGGCCGCCGCGGTGGCCGGTGGCGACCTCGGCAAGAAGATCACCGTCGAGGCCAAGGGCGAAGTCGCCGCGCTGGCCGAGACGATCAACGGGATGGTCTACACGCTGCGCGCCTTCGCCGACGAGGTGACCAGGGTGTCGCGCGAGGTCGGCACCGAGGGGATCCTCGGTGGGCAGGCGCGGGTGCCGAACGTGGCCGGCACCTGGAAGGACCTCACGGACAACGTCAACTTCATGGCGAACAACCTGACCAACCAGGTCCGCAACATCGCCGAGGTGACCACCGCGGTGGCCAAGGGCGACCTGTCGAAGAAGATCGACGTGGACGCGCGCGGCGAGATACTGGCGCTGAAGACGACCATCAACACCATGGTCGACCAGCTCTCCGCCTTCGCCGCGGAGGTGACCAGGGTGGCAAGGGAGGTCGGCACCGAGGGCGCGCTCGGCGGGCAGGCCGAGGTCGAAGGGGTCTCCGGCACCTGGCAACGACTGACCGAAAGCGTGAACCAGCTCGCCGGCAACCTGACCGCGCAGGTGCGCGCCATCGCCGCGGTCGCCACCGCGGTCACCGCCGGCGACCTGACCCGGCAGATCACCGTGGACGCGTCCGGGGAGGTGGCGGAGCTCAAGGACAACATCAACCAGATGATCGCGAATCTGAAGGAGACCACCCGCACCAACCGCGAACAGGACTGGCTCAAGACGAACCTGGCCCGGATCTCCGGGCTGATGCAGGGACACCGCGACCTCAGCGCGGTCACCTCGCTGATCCTGCGCGAGCTCGCGCCGCTGGTCGGCGCCCAGCAGGGTGCCTTCTTCCTGGCGCAGCGCGGTGAGGACGAAACCGTGGTGCTGCAGCAGATCGCCGGCTACGGCCGGTCCCCGCAGGTGCGGCCCGGTCTGCGGTTCGCGCTCGGCGAGTCGCTGGTCGGCCAGGCCGCGGCGGACAAGGGCACGATACTGGTCACCGACGCGCCACCGGACTACGTGACCATTTCCTCCGGCCTCGGCGCGACCACACCGATCAGCGTCATCGTGCTCTCCGTGCTGTTCGAGGGAAGAGTGCTCGGAATCGTCGAACTGGCTTCGGTGCACGAGTTCACCGAAATGCACCGCGAGCTACTGGAACAGCTCAGGGAGACCATCGGGGTCAACGTCAACACCATTCTGGCCAACTCCAGGACGGAGTCGCTGCTCACCGAGTCCCAGCGGCTGGCCGGTGAGCTGCGGGCCCAGTCCGAGCAGCTGCAGGAACGGCAGAAGGAACTGAGCCGGTCGAACACCGAGCTGGCCGAGAAGGCCGCGCTGCTCGCCCAGCAGAACAGCGCCATCGAGGTCAAGAACTTCGAGATCGAACAGGCGCGCCAGGAGCTCGAGGAACGCGCCGAACAGCTCACCATGGCGTCCAAGTACAAATCCGAGTTCATGGCCAACATGTCGCACGAACTGCGCACCCCGCTGAACAGCGCGCTGATTCTGGCGAAACTGCTGGCGGACAACCTCGAAGGCAATCTTTCGCCGAAGCAGATCGAGTTCGCCAGGACGATCTATTCGGCGGGCAGCGACCTCCAGCAGCTGATCAACGACATCCTCGACCTGGCCAAGGTGGAGGCCGGGCACCTCGATCTGCACATCACCGACGTGCCGCTGCCCGATCTGGTCAGCTACGTCGAGTCGATCTGCCGCCCGCTGACCTCGGACAAGGGCCTCGACTTCGCGGTGCTGATCGACCCGCCGGTGCCGGGCAGCCTGCACACCGACCAGCACCGGGTGCAGCAGGTGCTGCGCAACCTGCTGTCCAACGCCGCGAAGTTCACCCATCAGGGCGGGGTTCAGCTGCACATCAGGATGGCCACCCCCGCCGAAATGCAGGCGGAACTGCTGCGCGGGGCGCCGGACGTGCTGGCGTTCACCGTGGAGGACACCGGTATCGGGATCCCGGCGGACAAGCTGGCCTCGATCTTCGAGGCGTTCCGGCAGGCCGACGGCACCACCAGCCGCAAGTACGGCGGCACCGGCCTCGGCCTGTCCATCAGCATGCAGCTCACCCAGCTGCTCGGCGGTGAGCTGCGCGTGCACAGCGAGCCCAACGTGGGCAGCAGGTTCACGCTGTACCTGCCGTTGGACGCCGCGGCCGGCCGGCAGGATGGCGACCTCCCGGTCCGGCTCGCGTCGGCTCCCGAAACCCGGCCGAACTGGCCGGAACCCGTGCCGTCCACCAGCACGGTCAGATTCCACGGCGAACAGGTGCTCATCGTCGACGACGACCTGCGCAACGTGTTCGCGCTGGCGGCGGTGCTCGAACAGCACGGCCTGGACGTGGTCTACGCCGACACCGGACTGGCCGGAATCCGTGTGCTGGAACAGAACCGCGACATCAGCCTGGTGCTGATGGACGTGATGATGCCCGAGCTGGACGGCAACTCCACCATCGCCGCGGTGCGGGAAATGGCGGCACACCACGATCTTCCGATCATCGCGGTGACCGCCAAGGCCACCGAGGAGGACCGCCAGCGCGCACTGGCCTCCGGCGCGGACGACTACGTCACCAAGCCGGTGGACACCGATCGGCTGCTGAGCCTGATCGCCGCCCACCTCGAACTGGACGACCAGGCCGGCCACCCCGCCCCGCAGTAA